The Ciconia boyciana chromosome 7, ASM3463844v1, whole genome shotgun sequence region ttgTGTGCGTTGTTGtgtttaagggaaaaaaagccaacaccCACACCCGCAAAAACCCCGGTACCCATTCAAATGTGTGAATTTACAGGCAGCTGATCTGTGCTTGGCttcctgcctgccagcctgcagcaggcaggatgcTGCAGGTGGAGAGGAAGTGGATGGGTCTTGAATCCCAGTGGAGGGACCAAGCAGGCAGGGTGGCTGCTTCATCCCGTCTTGCCGGCTGTCGTCCTGGTGCGTGGACAGGGCTGAGTGCTGGCCGGTGGCGTGTGGAAGGGGACAGTTGGTCTGAGCAGTGCCGCTGGCAGTGCTGAGTGGCAGGAGAGACGAGCCCTTGCGCTCCAGCCGCCTTCCCCTGTGTGCTAGTGATGTCTCTTCACCCTCTGTTCCTCCCAGGCAGGTTTTAACGCTGGTGATGGAAAGCGCTACTTCAACATCCCCGGATCCCGCACCGATGACATCGCTGACGTGGAGATGACGACAAATGTGGGTATCCCCGGGCGCTGGGTGTTCAGAATCGATGATGCCCAGGTGCAAGTGGGGGGCTGCAGCAATACAAGTAAGAGGACAGCAGTTAGGTTTATTTAACTCCCAACCCAACCCCACACTGTTCTCCAGCCTGTCTTTCCCTGCCTCAACCCCCACCTCCGCGGGGTGGAAGAGATGGCTCGAAgggcttggggagggaggggaggcagccaTGGGGGGACCATCCTCAGTGCCTGCCGTGACTGGGGATGGCACTTATAGGTGCCccggggctgggaaggggctgggagagcaaatggggaggggaggaagactTTTGAGATGAAAAGAGCCTGCGGGGAGTGATGAGGGAGGCTGGGAAGGCGGTAACGGCACACAGGCAGGGGCACGGCACGAGGGACCGGCACCCTAGGGGGATGCACAGCTCTGTAAGTCCCAGGAGGCCGGGGCAAGCCGTGCGGAGAGCTGCTGCATGCCAGCCTCCCCCGTGGGGCCagggtgccagggctgggccaTGGTCCCCACCCCGGGGGTCCTGACATGTACCCCACGGAGCTGCTGGCCTCCTGTTCCTcgtccctgctccccccccagcTGTGTTTTCCCACCCGTGATCTGCGTGTGTCTCGCATTGCCGGTGGGTTTGCTGTACATGGGCTCTCCTGtccccctttccctctgccctgggcaCTAAGCGAGGGCATGTCCATGTGCCCCTGGCCGGCGGGGCTGACCCTGTGCAGCCTCTCCCCCTTGCGCAGGAGGAATAAAACTGCCCCCCGTCCCAGGGGAGCCTGCGAGGAGCGGACCCTGCCCTGCCATGAGACAGGCAGCTCCTGTGGGCTCCCTGAGCATCCTGGGGAGCCGGGTGGGCGCGGAGACAGACCCCGGTGCTGGTGTGGCTGGAAGGCGGCGGGTGAGCCCTGCTGGGGTGTGGGCTGACAGGGGGCACTGCCTGTCCCCACAGCCTCTGTCTGCCTGACACTGCGGCCCTGCCTGAATGGGGGGAAGTGTATCGAGGACTGCATCACGGGCAACCCCTCGTAcacctgctcctgcctggctggcTTTACCGGGAAGAGGTGCCATGTTGGTGAGTGCTGTCCCCGAGCTCCTGGCGCTTTGTCACAGGGAGCAGGTCTCACTTCTGGTGTCACAGCCACGTGCTGGCAGTCTCTGTCCCTgtggctgtccctgccctgagcTCCTGCCCCCACCCGGGGCTCTGTTTCAGATGTGGACGAGTGTCTCTCCCACCCATGTCAGAATGGAGCCACCTGCCTCAATGGTGCCGGCAGCTTCAGCTGCAGGTGCCTGCCGGGCTTCAGAGGCACCAGCTGCGAGGCCGGTGAGCATGGGGCTGCCAGCGTGGCGGGGCTGGGTCTTTGCCATGCTTGAAGAGCAGAGACCCCAagcttggggggagggggggggatcTTCAAGATTGGGGCTGCTGTGGAAGCTGCTGGGCTTGAGTGGTTTGTGACGGGTGCTGAGCACCGCCGGCTTGGATTTCAGCTTGCTCCAGGCAAAGGAAACTTTGCTCTGGCTGTGAGCCCTTCCTGCTACTGGCAGCCTGCTCCGCCAAGGGCTCAGCTCAGCGCTGCCGCCGGCACGTCTCCCCACCACTGCTCCTTTAGTGAGAAAAACTGGCAGTTAGTGCTGAAACAGAAGTCTTGGAGGCCCTGCTTTTGCAGGTGATGCTCTTGTCCCAAGCCCTTTGAAGCCAGCGGGGATTCTCCCGGTCCCTGGCAGGGGCTGTGGTGGTCGAtttcccctgctgctggccTCTGCCCACCGGTGGAAGTGCTGCCAAAGCATTTGGCTCCCAGCAAGCCTCCGTGCtggtggaggagagcagggagttgacttttgggggagggagggagaagcgCCCAGCATGGCATGCTGGCATCCAAGAGGTGCAGGGGGATGAAAGGGCTGAGCTGCCTGAGGAAGAGTTTTGGGAAGAGCCATGGCTGGGGACGTGACTGCTGTCTCCCACTGGAGGGTGTGTTGGTGGCTCCGAGGTGCACTCTCTGCCCGGCCCCAGCATCACCATGTGTGCAGAGGATGCCATGTGctggtcctgcacctgggttgatgccccccctctctttttttcgGTGTCCCACTGCAGAAGAGTCGCCATGTGAGAGTAGAGTGTGCCAGAACGGCGGGAGGTGCCAGGCAGTGAATGGGACAGCAGCGTGCTTGTGCCAGCCAGGGTACACAGGGGTGGACTGCCAGACAGGTGGGTGGCAGGAGCAGGCGTGGGGGGGGGTTGGTGACATTTTGTGCCTTGGCAAGCTGCCTTCCCACGCTGCTCCACCCCTGGCCGTCGTTTTGGGAGGGAAGTGCTTGGCGTTGCTGGTGGCactgattcccccccccccccccccccccccggctattgccttccccctcccaagCATCATCCAGGATGGGAGGCAGCGGGTGGACTGGCAGTGCCTATGCCTGGCCTGACCACCCCTCCCGACCTCCCCTTGCAGAGGTGAATGAGTGCGAGTCCAGTCCATGCCTGAACGGTGGGCACTGCATTGACCTGGTCGATAACTACACCTGTGTGTGCCTGGAGCCCTTCGTGGGACAGCGCTGTGAGACaggtgcctgctcctgcctgcgcCTCAGGATGACCCACACTAGGGACTGTGTCCCCCACACTCTGCTGGCCatcacagcccctctcccagggCCAGGCTCTGCTCATCACTTGCTTGCTTTCCCCCCCCAGACTCATCTTCCTGCGAGGACCGGAGCTGCCGGAACCGGCAGACGTGCAACTACATCCGCCCTGGCCGCTACATCTGCACCTGCTCCCCGGGTTATTATGGCAACAACTGCCAGTATGGTGAGTGGAGGCACGTCTCGCCCAGCCTGGCACAGGAGCTGGTTTCGCGGGAGCCGGGGGGAAGGGGTGAATGGCTAAAAAGGGGCTGCATCAGCCATAGGCAGTGCCGAAAGCTGGTGGGCAGGGTATGCAGAGGGATCATGGTGCTGCCGGCAGGGAGCTCCTTCCATCGGGGCTGCTTGGCCATGGTGGGGTCTCCAGTGTGAAGCTGGGCTAgaccagctctgccctgcctcccccaggaGAGAGGGTGTtccagccccaggctgggaTGGCTGTGGCTcagcctcccccttccccacaggCGGGCCCCGcgtgcctgctgcctgcctctcccaccCATGCCAGAAtgcgggcagctgcctggagaCAGAGCAGGGCTACATCTGCGAATGCCAGGAGGGCTACACTGGGCAGGACTGTCGAGACAGTGAGTACCAGGAGGATCTCTGTGGTGGGATGTCACATCTCTAGGGGAGCCCTTGTGCTCCtgagaaggagaagcagcagccctggagagCCCACTGAGGGCTCCTGGACTGAACAGCGGATCCGTCCTGCTGAAGGAGGCTatgtctgggggggggggggagggggaggactCGTGGCTGCTACCCACCTGAGCTCCCCCTGTGGATGGCATCCAGCAAGGCTGCTTGGCTTTCCCAGTACCACAAGCAGGAGGGGTCCTGGCATGCTCCCATCTCCTCTCTTGCAGAGCTCTCGGAGGGCTGCGAGTGTCGCAACGGGGGCAGTTGTCTGGAGGGGAACGTCACCATCTGCCAGTGCCTGCCTGGGTTTTTTGGTCTCCTCTGTGAATTTGGTAGGTGAAGGCTTCTTGCTCGCTGTGTTTGCTCCCTCTCCAGAATGCTTgagccaggcaggctgcaggcaagCAAGGAAACACTCTGCCAATGCCTGAGCCTAGTGTGGTACCAGGGGTATGCACTGAATTTGAGCCTGGAAATATTGTCCCCTGGTGAGGAGGCAACGCTTCTATCTCCATCGCTCCCCCTTGAGCCgtgcctctcccagcccctggccccagcccagcttCCCTGGGTAGGGAGGGAACCGTAGCCTTCGTGCACTCCTGCTCCGAAGCTCACTGGGCATCCGGGCTGGCCCTTGCCCTTCACACAGTCTGTGGCATGTGGTACAGAGGGTCTGTCCCGTCTCATCAGACCCTGCAAAGTTAGGACACCCCAGTTTCTGGCCAGGCAGCTGGCTGGATGTCGTCCTGCCACCAGTTGACGGAGGCTGGCACTCGCCATGTGTTCGCAGAAGTCACTACCACACCGTGCAACATGAACACCCAGTGCCCAGATGGTGGGTACTGCATGGAGTATGGTGGGAGCTACCTGTGCGTCTGCCACACTGACTATGGCACCAACCACAGTAAGTCTTGTCCATGGGGATGCGGGACCAGCCCTGGGAAGGGACATGCAACAGGGGTTGGGGGCTGAGCAGGGATACAGTAATCGGCCAGGGAGCAGCCCTCACACCCCTGGTCATACGTCCTCAGTGATGCCCTGTGTTTGGCTTTGCAGCAATGCCATCCCCCTGTGACTCGGAGCCCTGCCTGAATGGCGGGTCCTGCGAGGTTCATGACGACTCATATACCTGCGAGTGTCCTCAAGGCTTCCTTGGCAAGCACTGTGAGAAAGGTACCTGCATggagctccctgccagccccaggacCAGAAAAGAGCTTGGATCCTTGTGGTAGATGAGCGGCTgcttgctgagctgcagctaGAAATGGGTGCAGGTtatcccatcccatcctatcCCACAGGGTGGAGGGAGGATTGCGTGGCTCTCTTCACAGCCCCTAACAGTTGCGGTAGCTGATCCAGTTGTTGTGTTTCCTGCAGAACACCATTAGTGTTGGAGTTTTTTTACATGCCTGAGCTTCTGGCCTCAGGAACAGCCACCAGTCCCCTGGCATCATGCACCCATGGCACCCGCAAGGCCCCGGCATGTGTCTGCATGGGTGTTGTTTCATGGTGTTGCTGAGCCCAGGGCTATGAGGCTTAGGTGTGCTCTGCTTTCCCGCAGCAAGGGGTTTGGTGGGGTGCTGGCGGGAGGCGATGGCTCTcagggtgctggcagcagggggtGACCCCTGCTCTCGGCGTTCTCTCTGCAGCTAAGCCACGGCTCTGCAGCACGGGGCCCTGTCGCAACGGGGGCACCTGCAGGGAGGCGGATGGCGAGTACCACTGCACCTGCCCCTACCGCTTCACTGGCAAGCACTGTGAGATTGGTACGGCTTCCCAGCCCCCACCCCGGGGAGGAGAGGCAACAGTCATCCATGCTCAttgctcagctcctgcctgccctctctccccaggTAAGCCAGACCCTTGCGCCTCAGGGCCTTGCCAGAACAGGGGCACCTGCTTCCACTACATCGGCAAGTACAAGTGCGACTGTCCCCCAGGCTACACTGGCCGGCACTGTGAGATTGGTAGGTGTgagcagggctgcctggggaggtgTTGGGGCTGCTAGTGGAGCCAACAGCCGTGGTGGTAGCAAGCGAGCcttgctgcttgctttgaaCCTCCTTCCCTGTAATTTGAAGTGCTTTGACTCTTCCTTGCACCCTGCTGGAAGCCGGGGAAGCGCTGCCAGAGGGGGAAAGGGGATGGCTCTAGTTTCTgggctctgccagctctgcagtggtTGCTCTTTGCTCCGCTCTTCTAGTGCCCTCCCCGTGCTTCTTCAGCGCCTGTGAGAATGGCGCTACCTGTGAGGACCGTGGCAAGGGCTATGCTTGCACATGCCCAATGGGCTATGTAGGGAAGCACTGCCAGTCTGGTAAGGGCCTTGTGCTGCCCCTGCCAGCCAGAAGCTTGGGGTGCCTCTGTGGGCCCCACTCACCCCCCTGTCTCTCCCCAGAGGTTGACTGCGGCGTTCCCAGTGAGGTGAAGCATGCCCAGGCCTCTTTCAACTCCACCAAGGTGGGCTCGCTGGCTGAATACCATTGTGAGCTGGGCTACACCCTCAGTCAGCACAACCACCCCCGTGTCTGCCGCTTGCCAGGTGTCTGGAGTGACCCCCCCGAGTGCGATGGTGAGAAGCCCTGGGGCACCGTCCCAGTGGCCTGCGCTTATGACCATGGTTTGGTGACCCCAGGACATGGACTCCAGTCCTCCCCTGCCCGTGTCTGTGGACAGAGCTCCCCCGGGGACCCCTGCCTGGTGCTCATGTCTCTCGCCTTATCTCTCCCCTGCCCAAATGCTTGCAGAGATCGATGAGTGctggtcccagccctgcctgaatGGTGGCCGGTGCAAGGACCATGTCGCCAAGTTCCTGTGCCTGTGTGAGCCGGGTTACACTGGCCACCACTGCGAGTCGGGTAGGAGACCGTGCCTGGTATGCTCTGGGGCCACTGCAGGCAGCCATAGCAAACCCTTCCTCGCCCCCCAGGCCTTGGGGAATGACAGCGGGCGTGAACCCACggccaggagctgggctgcctGTGGTTGTGTGGGCTGGCTTCAGTCTCCTGCCTGTGCGCTCAGATCAGCCTGCAGCGAGTGCTCCTCTTCCGGAGCCCCCGGCCAGCTGTGGGATGTGCTGGTGGGGAGACGCTGGTCATGGTtgggcagaggagcaggcagggctgtggggcacgTGCGCTACTTGTGTCCCCCTGCTAATGGATGCTGTGTAGGCATCCCCATCACTGATGGGGCAATGACTTCTCCTGACACATGTTAAGCCCGTGCAGAGAAGCCCTAGATCTCGGGATCTGTGTGGCAAGTGCCCTGCATGGCTCCAGAGCTATTGGCCAAGagtcagaggaaaaagcagcttgAGGTTGCACACTTTTGGCCACACTGTGCTCATGCTCCCTTGTATGCACATGGTCGTGGTTGTGTATGGGTGCTGGTTGAAGCGGGTGACAGGCAGCATGGGGGCTGGTGGGACTCTGTGGCAGGCGGCTCTAATCTGGCTACCCAGGGCCTGGCAGAGGACAGTGGTGGGAGAAGGTGGGATACCCGCCAGGGGTTAGAGGAGGGGACGTGCCCCAGGCACCCTGCGGGACCTCTTGGCACAACCCCACACTGCCAgctgtccccacgtgtccctgtgggcatgtccccatgcccagctCCCACTGCAGCCCCTGCGCAGGGGCAGGCATGGGGTAATGGGCTCCCAATGGCCTCAGGAGTAGGGCTGTTCCTGGCTGGTGGGCTTGGGGGTAGTGAGTGACGTGGGGAGGCTCTGCACCCTGCGGGAGAAGCGCTGCCTCTCTGagccccctgtcccctgccactGACCCCATTGCTGTGCTGAGCCGGTGCCTGTCCTCCCGCCGCTCCCCAGATGTCGACGAGTGCCAGTCAGAGCCCTGTAAGAACGGCGGAACCTGCCGGGACCTCCCTGGGTCCTTTGCTTGCTACTGTCCTGAGGGCTTTGTGGGGACCCAGTGCGAGACAGGTAGGGACTCGCCCTtcctggggtggtgggaggctGGACTGGGCACTGGGATGCGGCCGGGACCAGCACCGAGCCAGGCGGCTCGTTGCCGTCTTGGGCACCTTGACCCCGAGCCATCGCTCTGGGGACTTGCTGCCTGTCACGCCTCCTTGCCTGCGGTTTCGGGGGCAGAGCTGAAACTGCtctggtggggagggagcaagGAACAAGGTGTCTGCCAGTGATGGATCCCCTTTTGAAGGCATTCACCCCCTGGATGTGGCTGCCACAGCGCTTGGGTGGGATTCTGGGTCCAGACCCACTGTGCCAAGCCCTGGGCTGCACGTCCATTCTGCTGCCCGCTCAGGGGGTCATTGCCATTGCTCGCCCACgggagctggctgctggcatGCTGGGGGCCCCCACTCACCaccagcctcctcctgcctccagaaGTGGATGCCTGTGAGTCAGGCCCTTGCCGAAATGGAGGGGAATGCGAGAGCTACGGGGGCTCCTACCTCTGCGTGTGCCCGGAGGGTTTCTTCGGCTACCACTGTGAGACAGGTGAGGTGGGCAGGGTGGCTCGGCACAGGGCCACTTGGCCAGCTGGCACTGCTAATACTGCCGGGCCTGGCGCTTCTCCTGCAGCCAGCGACCCCTGCTTCTCCAGCCCCTGCGGGAGCAGAGGCTACTGCCTGCCTGGCAATGGCACCCACAGCTGCACCTGCAAAGTCAGCTACACAGGCAAGAGCTGCGAAAAAGGTAAAGGCCCTCAGGAGCGGCACCAGGATGTGGCGCGGGGCTCGACAACGGCCTGGCGGTGGCCACTGCCCACGGAGGGCTCGACACTGTTTGGGACCAGCAGCTCTCCTTgaggcgggcagggctggggcctTGTCTCCGTGGGGGGGCAGCCCGGGCCCCATCCATGCTGCGGGCGGGTGCTGGCATGCTGAGCTGCTGCCGCAGGTGCCAGGCTTGGCGTGAGGATGTCGGGAACAGGTTTTACTGGCCCCCTGCAGTGATGGCGATCCCCTCAGATGCCCTCAGGAGGGGAGGCCGAGGTGTCCAAGGGAAGCCTCTTGCCGCCAGCAGTGGTGTCTCTGGGGCCCCTCGTCCCATCTTGCCGGTGCCCTAGGCCTGGCAGGTGGCAGCAAGCGCTCGACCGCCAGTGCTGCCAGGTCACAGTGGCTGGGAGTGCTCCTGGTGCCCTGGCTCCTCCGGTGCCCGCAGTGCCCCTGCCAGGTGTGCGGAGAGAGAGAGCAAGGGCCCCATCCTCCATCGCTGCCTCTCTGCCTCTTGCTGCCGGGGTCTGTTATCTAAAGATTCATGGCGTTACCTCTCCCCTTTGCTTTTGCCCACACCCTGAAGAATTGCTGCCACCAACCTCATTAAAGGTGGAAAGGGTGGAGGACACTGGTGTGTTGATTTCTTGGCACCCACCTGAGGACGCAGCCGCCAGGCAACTCATTGACGGCTACGCCGTGACGTACGTATCCCTCGACGGCTCTTACCGCAGGACAGATTTTGTGGACCGAAGTCGTTCTGCCCACCAATTGCGGGCACTAGCCTCCGGCAGAGCCTacaatatttctgtcttttcagtcaAACGCAACGTGAACAACAAGAATGATATCAGCAGGCCCATCATGCTCACCACGCGCACTAGTGAGTAGCGTCCCCGGGGGGATCATGGTCGTGAGCATGTGTGGCCCCCACAGGCACCAGGgcttctgctgcctcctccctgctgcctgctccagctgcagtctGGGCCTGTGCCGAACCCCGGCAGGTTTGGTGGTGCAGATCCTAAAATCCAGCTGGGGGCCTTTGGAAAGCGCTTGGCACAGAGAATTGCTGTTCTCTTTGCTGTGAGTAAAAGGAGTCTGAACCCCATGCAGCTCACTGGGCCCCTGCCCAGGGGCTGGTAAGGGAGCTGGCAGTGGGGATCACTCCTGGATCCTGTTCATCAGGGCCAGGCTGCGCCTGCTGCACTGGTTAGTCCTTGTCACTGGGCCAAGGGTAGCGCAGGTCCCCAGTGCTGCTTGGCTGAGCTGGAGAAGCCCCTGCGCCAGccaggcagcggggctgggtgaTCTCTGCCAACAACGAGCCCTGTGGGCGAGTCACTGCCATCCCACTGGGCTTGGTGTGGGGACGTGCTAGAGAGGGCAGAGGCTGGCAAGGACCTCTGCTCtgtgggcagagggaagggggcaCAGTAGTATCTCTGTGGGGGGATGGGCAGGTGGAGCAGTTGCAGTCCTGCTTTCTAGGGCAGGTGGATGTAGAAATCAAGTGCAAACTGAGGATGGGAGGGGATTAGACCTAGAAAAGCTGCCCTCTAACAAGAAGGGCATGGTGGTGGGAAAGCCCGTGGGCTACATCCCCCCCAGCGGGCTGAGACCGAGTGAAGCccaggggaggagaaggcaggcaTGGCGCTGGGCACAGCAGGGGTCTGTGCCCCTGGCCATGGCATCTTGGGAGGCCTTGAGCCAGGGCTGGATGCCAGGGGCAGTGAGAACGAGGCTCAGGACAGCTGCCTGGGGCGTGCAGTGGACTTAGGGCTAGGCCCAGGCACTGCAGCCCCTTTGGAGCTGCTGTCAggaggctgggggcagaggaggacaGCCCCAGGGGTGCCACGGATGGCATAAGGCCTTTGCAGGCAGGTAGATGGATGTgactcctgcctgcccacacCTCCCGCCTGCCTGCAGGTGGTGAGGACGGGAGAGCATGAGTCTGGCAGGGCAGgtggtgctgagctgctccCGCTGGGGAAGCCAATCTATAGGGGCAGGCAGGACCCCCCTTGCAGGGGCGTGTGGGAGGGATGGATGAGGTGACCCGTGATGACCAGCAGCTGACTGCAGCCCTCTCTGCTTGCTCTGGCCAGGACCGCGTCCGGTGGAAGGCTTTGAGATCACGAATGTGACGGCCAGCGCCATCACGGTGCAATGGGCTCTCCACCGGCTCAAGCACTCCACCGTTAGTAGGGTGCGTGTTGCCATCCGCCAGCCAGGTGACCTGGCAGACCGCACTGTGGAGCTGAACAGCAGCGTGGCCAAGTATACCTTCTTGTGAGTGGGGCGGCAGACAGGTGCCAGGCCAGCTGGCCCTCCCAGGCTGCCCacctttccccttcccaccctgccttcctcctccacagggacctgcagccaggagagaggTACATTGTCCATGTCACAACGCTGAGCGGCCTGGGGATGGAAGACCACCCCTCAGAGAGTCTGGCCACAGCTCCTTTCCACGTGTGGACAAGTGAGTGGGATTGCCTTTGCCACCCCCCCACTGCTTCAGGGGCCCTGGGGCTTGGCAGGCACAGGGCAGCCATGGCTCATGGCCAGCAGGaaagctgcagggaggggaaggtgcaTAAGCTGCCAGGCTGTCTGGCCAGCATGGCATGTAGGAGGCGTGCAGGCAGCCCTCAGGAAGGGCaggcaaggcagcagcacaTCCTCCCCTGTCAGATGTTGTTCACTGCCCAAGACCAGCATGAGCTCAGCCCTATGCGGAGCCTGTATGGGCCTGATTCATCCCCTGCTGTATGGCAGCCGGAGGGCAAGGACCAGACCTGGGTGCCAGGGTGCAGTGAGGCTCTGCCCCCGTTGCCAGGGACCTAGTGCTGAGCATCTCCTCCCAGTGCAttgcacagctggagctgagctgAGGGTTGGCTGGGGCATGGCCAGGCAAGCTGAGGCCCTGGAATGCTTATTAGGTGGTGTGTGAGCAAGTAACGCAGTCGCCATTCAAGGACACCAGCGCTGActccttttctccccacctcctgcctgccccagggcctctccccccccaaaacctcacCGCCTCCCGCATCACCACTACCTCTGTGTCCATGGCATGGGAGCAGCCACCCGCTGGTGCTGTGGAGGCGTACATCATCAATGTCACCACTGCTCAGAGCGTGAAGAGCCGCTATGTGCCCAATGGGAAGCTCGTGACCTACATGGTGCGGGACCTGCTCCCTGGGCAGCGGTACCGCCTGTCTGTGACGGCTGTGCAGAACACGGAGCAAGGTCAAGTGCACAGTGAGCCCATCCACCTCTACGTCACCACCTGTGAGTGCCTGGCTTGCCGGGGCACTGTCAGTTTGCTGCGGCACAAGGGAGGCAATGGCCTAATGGGCAAGTGGGGCAGGGGGATAGGAAACCAGTTGACCAACAGTAACGAGCCCATGGGGACTTGCTGCGCCAGAACCGggtgcctgcagcaggctgTGGGGACAGGATGCAGGTCCCCTGGAAAGGGAGGTGGGGGTTGCAGGGTGCCACCTCCATTAGCGGAGAGCTGATAAAGAGTTACAGCTCGGTGATGCTTCAAGGGGACTGGTGTTTGCAGCCCAGGCATGTGTAGAGTGTGCACATGTCCCTGGACAGCCCTAAATGGCAGCCTGAGGATgaggggactggctgggcgttgggTTGCAGTGCAGACTCATGGCCTGCCTCCCACTAAACCTAACCCTTTGGTCTGCAGTGCAGAGGGATGGGGCTCCGGAGAGACGGTGGAGCCAAGCTGGACACCCCCGGGTCCTGCGCAACAGGCTGCCCCCAGCTTTCCTGCCTGAACTCCGCTTGCTAGCAGATCGTGACACAGCTGAGGAGCCCTCACCAGCCCCCAGGTAGGTGCTGCCCCGACAGCAGCACCCCTGGCTCTTCAACCAGCACTCTGCCCAAGCATTGGGCTGAACACAGCCCCTTTTCCCAGCTCCCTTGTCCAGGTGTGCACAGGGTCAAGCCATGCTCCTGCTGGGTTGCGCCTCTTGCCCACCCACTGGGGCCCTGAGCCAGGCAGGCCCTTGCCCTGTGAGCAGGTCCCCCATGCTGCCCACAGCTGAGCCTGCACCAAGCCTCATGCCACCAGCACGTGCTTTAtccagctgcctccagccctaGCGCATGGGGTGGCTGTGGCCTGGGGGTCCCACAGTGCCCTGTACCCTCATGGCTCTCCTGTCCCAGGTTCACTGAGCTGGTAGATGGCAGAGGGAGGATCAGCACCAGGTTCAGCACTGCGCTAAGCAAATCCATCACTGTGAAGACACGTAAGtgctctgctgcctttctggGCCCATCCTGTCACCCAGTGCCATCTCTTATGCCTACACCCAGGATGGGGtggcagccaggcaggctgctgtAGGGCTGGGGGAGCCATAGAGGAGGGCAGAACCCTCTCACCTCTTGCTGGGCAGACAAGCATCTGCCCTGCTCGCTAGACCCCTGCCCAGGGAGAGGGGTGACACATGGCCAGCTGTGGAGCCCAGAGAGGGACCCTCGATGATGGGAGGCGATGCCAGCTGTAGCACGGGCTGACCTCCCCTGCCAACAGCAGTAGGAGCCCAGGCAGCCACCCCGTGgccctccagcacagctcctgcctgcccagcagccTGAGCCCCTGCTGCCAAGCACAGCCTCACACTTGAGGAGGGTGCCTGGGTGAGATGCCCTTTGCTAGCCCAGGACCAGCCTCCTGTTTGCCACCCCAGAACACCAGGCATACAAGTGCCAGCCCAAGATATCCTACCAGACCTGGGAACCCCATGCCATGGAGTGGGGAAGGGGCCTCGCGCACCTGATGACAGCCCTGGGCTTGCTGCACCtct contains the following coding sequences:
- the SNED1 gene encoding sushi, nidogen and EGF-like domain-containing protein 1 isoform X11: MRGLAGWAVLVALGEWLWAGGVVPLADFYPFGPTQGDAATRKQDDGGSELRPLSIPFPFFGAGHTGLYVNNNGIISFLKEVSQFTPVAFPISKDRRVVAAFWADVDNRQAGDVYYRESTEQPILERASRDITQYFPEFPGFSAQWVFIATWYRVTFFGGSSLSPVNTFQIVLITDGKLSFTIFNYESITWTTGMHASSGGDFAGLGGIAAQAGFNAGDGKRYFNIPGSRTDDIADVEMTTNVGIPGRWVFRIDDAQVQVGGCSNTTSVCLTLRPCLNGGKCIEDCITGNPSYTCSCLAGFTGKRCHVDVDECLSHPCQNGATCLNGAGSFSCRCLPGFRGTSCEAEESPCESRVCQNGGRCQAVNGTAACLCQPGYTGVDCQTEVNECESSPCLNGGHCIDLVDNYTCVCLEPFVGQRCETDSSSCEDRSCRNRQTCNYIRPGRYICTCSPGYYGNNCQYGGPRVPAACLSHPCQNAGSCLETEQGYICECQEGYTGQDCRDKLSEGCECRNGGSCLEGNVTICQCLPGFFGLLCEFEVTTTPCNMNTQCPDGGYCMEYGGSYLCVCHTDYGTNHTMPSPCDSEPCLNGGSCEVHDDSYTCECPQGFLGKHCEKAKPRLCSTGPCRNGGTCREADGEYHCTCPYRFTGKHCEIGKPDPCASGPCQNRGTCFHYIGKYKCDCPPGYTGRHCEIEVDCGVPSEVKHAQASFNSTKVGSLAEYHCELGYTLSQHNHPRVCRLPGVWSDPPECDEIDECWSQPCLNGGRCKDHVAKFLCLCEPGYTGHHCESDVDECQSEPCKNGGTCRDLPGSFACYCPEGFVGTQCETEVDACESGPCRNGGECESYGGSYLCVCPEGFFGYHCETASDPCFSSPCGSRGYCLPGNGTHSCTCKVSYTGKSCEKELLPPTSLKVERVEDTGVLISWHPPEDAAARQLIDGYAVTYVSLDGSYRRTDFVDRSRSAHQLRALASGRAYNISVFSVKRNVNNKNDISRPIMLTTRTRPRPVEGFEITNVTASAITVQWALHRLKHSTVSRVRVAIRQPGDLADRTVELNSSVAKYTFLDLQPGERYIVHVTTLSGLGMEDHPSESLATAPFHVWTMQRDGAPERRWSQAGHPRVLRNRLPPAFLPELRLLADRDTAEEPSPAPRFTELVDGRGRISTRFSTALSKSITVKTQPEAPVKLENVEVSSQGSLALKLREAKSKSEGQNCSTNPCRNGGTCIRDAESYHCDCRLGFKGRLCELAACKKVPHSCTRLYSETKSFPVWEGGTCHYLYRRVYKVHQDFCYKESCESTSSEKTTSRKPSNSHTLKKP